A window of the Acidimicrobiales bacterium genome harbors these coding sequences:
- a CDS encoding phosphotransferase, giving the protein MRTAIVPAREMTTEWLTDVLADAGIGGGAAITDMKLTSIGTGQVGENVRFVLTWSSDDPELPATVVGKFPSQSEISRSTAALTGTYVHEVGFYRDLASTVSMCVPTVHYVAGDPEANDFVLIMQDIRGAVQGDQLAGCTVEQAELAVDQAAALHGPTWGAAERLAELDWIIPPTLDRVQGRADLYAMVFDGFATRYATALSADDIELGRAMSDKIMLLAEASLSDDGDPAHALCLAHNDYRLDNMLFGVEPGAAPLTIVDWQTVSLGSGPTDLAYMLGSGLLPETRVEHDERLVRRYVDGLAGHGVDVSFDSIWHRYVLGAFSGYLMAVTASQIVEQTERGDAMFVAMASRHAEQMRQIGFHDHLGI; this is encoded by the coding sequence ATGCGCACCGCCATCGTCCCCGCCCGCGAGATGACCACCGAGTGGCTCACCGACGTCCTGGCCGACGCCGGAATCGGCGGGGGAGCGGCCATCACCGACATGAAGCTCACCTCGATCGGCACCGGTCAGGTCGGCGAGAACGTGCGGTTCGTGCTGACGTGGTCGAGCGACGACCCTGAGCTGCCGGCGACGGTCGTTGGCAAGTTCCCGTCGCAGAGTGAGATCAGCCGATCGACAGCCGCACTCACCGGCACGTATGTGCACGAAGTCGGCTTCTACCGAGACCTGGCGTCGACGGTGTCGATGTGCGTGCCCACCGTTCACTATGTGGCCGGCGACCCCGAGGCCAACGACTTCGTGCTCATCATGCAAGACATCCGTGGTGCCGTTCAGGGCGATCAGCTCGCTGGGTGCACGGTCGAACAGGCCGAGCTCGCCGTCGACCAGGCGGCCGCGCTCCACGGTCCCACGTGGGGTGCGGCCGAGCGTCTGGCCGAGCTCGATTGGATCATCCCGCCGACCCTCGATCGGGTGCAGGGACGAGCCGACCTCTACGCCATGGTGTTCGACGGCTTTGCCACTCGCTACGCCACTGCGCTCAGCGCCGACGACATCGAACTCGGTCGAGCCATGTCTGACAAGATCATGCTGCTGGCCGAAGCGTCGCTGTCCGACGACGGCGATCCGGCGCACGCCCTCTGCCTTGCGCACAACGACTACCGGCTCGACAACATGCTGTTCGGGGTCGAGCCCGGCGCTGCGCCGCTCACGATCGTCGACTGGCAGACGGTCAGCCTCGGCTCCGGCCCGACTGACCTCGCCTACATGCTGGGCTCGGGGCTGCTGCCCGAGACCCGGGTCGAGCACGACGAACGACTCGTGCGGCGCTACGTCGACGGCCTCGCGGGTCACGGTGTCGATGTCTCCTTCGACTCGATCTGGCATCGCTATGTGCTCGGTGCGTTCAGCGGCTACCTGATGGCCGTCACCGCCTCGCAGATCGTGGAGCAGACCGAGCGCGGCGACGCCATGTTCGTCGCCATGGCCTCCCGCCACGCCGAACAAATGCGCCAGATCGGCTTCCACGACCACCTCGGCATCTGA
- a CDS encoding DUF6206 family protein: MRDDVIADDELEALDLAVRGALASGDLSGLAVLGFGELSVALGWPVDEPRFVCKRTPPFTPPQFAAYRDTVVEYVDRLRAAGLDVVDTSVRSIEHGSRVHAYLVQPMLDPSTLGERVLGGATPDPDHPYLRALAEVLSIVTPHLSVDAQVTNFSFDGERLTLVDVGTPFLWDDTGSLQFDLGPFLRMLSAPLRPIVAREMHKTVQRWREPRTVAVDIVANLYREQMPEWVEPTIDAMNRRWQWEAPIEAGEAQAIYDEDRKLWPLLKRLQAVERGWQHKVRRRPYDFFIHSTFADREHRPSA, from the coding sequence ATGCGCGACGACGTGATTGCCGACGACGAGCTCGAGGCCCTGGATCTTGCGGTTCGTGGGGCGCTCGCCTCGGGCGACCTCTCGGGGCTGGCGGTGCTTGGGTTCGGGGAGCTGTCGGTGGCGTTGGGTTGGCCGGTCGACGAACCTCGGTTCGTGTGCAAGCGGACACCGCCGTTCACACCGCCGCAGTTCGCTGCCTACCGAGACACGGTCGTCGAGTACGTCGATCGACTCCGAGCAGCGGGTCTCGACGTCGTCGACACATCGGTCCGATCGATCGAGCACGGCAGTCGCGTGCATGCCTACTTGGTGCAGCCGATGCTCGACCCGTCGACGCTGGGGGAGCGGGTGCTCGGCGGCGCGACGCCCGACCCCGACCATCCCTACCTTCGAGCGCTCGCCGAGGTCCTGTCGATCGTCACCCCTCACCTCAGTGTCGACGCGCAGGTCACCAACTTCTCCTTCGATGGCGAGCGACTCACGCTCGTCGACGTCGGCACCCCGTTTCTGTGGGATGACACCGGATCACTCCAGTTCGACCTCGGGCCGTTCTTGCGCATGCTGTCGGCGCCGCTCCGGCCGATCGTCGCTCGGGAGATGCACAAGACCGTGCAGCGGTGGCGCGAACCTCGGACCGTGGCGGTCGACATCGTCGCCAACCTCTATCGGGAGCAAATGCCCGAATGGGTCGAGCCGACCATCGATGCCATGAACCGCCGCTGGCAGTGGGAGGCACCGATCGAGGCGGGCGAAGCTCAGGCGATCTACGACGAGGATCGGAAGCTCTGGCCGCTCCTCAAGCGACTCCAGGCGGTCGAGCGAGGGTGGCAGCACAAGGTCCGGCGGCGCCCTTACGACTTCTTCATCCACTCCACGTTCGCCGACCGCGAGCATCGGCCGAGCGCCTGA
- a CDS encoding ABC transporter ATP-binding protein, whose translation MRIGLIAFFVGMFAYVFGTVTSDGDGNALSSLGTIGMVAGLVIMAPAAALILITSAIWLALVIAMPFFAIPRMLKIRGQREAFEADAMERVRKVLNDVGVDADTAMPKHPHEFSGGQAQRISIARALILEPKVIICDEPVSALDVSVQAQVLNLLEDLKDRYGISLVFIAHDLAVVKNVSDRVAVMYLGKVCEVGHPDELYARPRHPYTQVLLSAIPVPDPLIDPRSAAAISGELPSPIAPPSGCRFRTRCPRAETICAELEPVIEEHYAGHFAACHFPLSDDDWHPADGTAVDLRG comes from the coding sequence GTGAGGATCGGTCTGATCGCCTTCTTCGTCGGCATGTTCGCCTACGTCTTCGGCACCGTCACCTCCGACGGCGATGGCAATGCGCTGAGTTCGCTCGGGACCATCGGCATGGTCGCCGGCCTCGTGATCATGGCGCCGGCTGCTGCGCTCATCCTGATCACGTCGGCGATCTGGTTGGCGTTGGTGATCGCCATGCCGTTCTTCGCCATCCCTCGCATGTTGAAGATCCGCGGCCAGCGGGAGGCCTTCGAGGCTGACGCCATGGAGCGAGTTCGCAAGGTGCTCAACGACGTCGGCGTCGACGCTGACACGGCCATGCCGAAGCATCCGCACGAGTTCTCCGGCGGCCAGGCCCAGCGCATTTCGATCGCCCGGGCGCTCATCCTCGAGCCCAAGGTGATCATCTGCGACGAGCCGGTCTCGGCACTCGACGTGTCGGTGCAGGCGCAGGTCTTGAACTTGCTCGAAGACCTCAAGGACCGCTACGGCATCTCGCTGGTGTTCATCGCCCACGACCTCGCCGTGGTCAAGAACGTCTCCGATCGTGTGGCGGTCATGTATCTGGGCAAGGTGTGCGAGGTCGGTCACCCCGACGAGTTGTACGCCCGACCCCGCCACCCCTACACCCAGGTGCTGCTGTCGGCCATCCCGGTGCCCGACCCGCTCATCGACCCTCGCTCGGCCGCAGCGATCTCCGGCGAGCTCCCGTCACCAATCGCCCCGCCGTCGGGCTGCCGTTTCCGTACTCGCTGCCCCCGGGCCGAGACGATCTGCGCCGAACTCGAGCCCGTGATCGAGGAGCACTACGCCGGTCACTTCGCCGCCTGTCACTTCCCCTTGAGCGACGACGACTGGCACCCGGCCGACGGCACGGCCGTCGATCTCCGAGGCTGA
- a CDS encoding ABC transporter ATP-binding protein: MTDATPSHLTAAHTADSPLLEITDLRTHFLTANGRVRAVDGVTLTLERGKTLGVVGESGSGKTVLSRSVMNLLPKHNVHREGSVKFEGQELLGRSDKEMREIWGKEMAMVFQDPMSSLNPVMKIGKQITEPLRLHLDVDRKEARLVAEQLLRSVNIPEPEKRFDEFPHQLSGGMRQRVMIAVAMACGPKLLFADEPTTALDVTVQAQILNLLQDQQIERFMAMVLVTHDLGVVAGRTDEIAVMYGGRIAEKAPTNSLFANMKHPYTQALLRSIPRVENPSHTRLQVIAGRPPDLINPPKGCSFSLRCPYVQPRCHEERPQLTPSATPGHSFACHFPLGTRENEVALETNLAAGLPQTLASVEGVGIGAPVV, from the coding sequence GTGACCGATGCCACGCCCTCCCACCTCACCGCTGCCCACACCGCCGACTCGCCGCTGCTCGAGATCACCGATCTCCGCACCCACTTCCTCACGGCCAACGGCCGAGTGCGAGCGGTCGACGGGGTCACCCTCACCCTGGAACGGGGCAAGACCCTCGGGGTGGTCGGCGAGTCGGGCTCGGGCAAGACCGTGCTCTCCCGCTCGGTGATGAACCTGCTCCCGAAGCACAACGTGCATCGAGAGGGCAGCGTGAAGTTCGAGGGCCAAGAGCTGCTCGGGCGCTCCGACAAGGAGATGCGAGAGATCTGGGGGAAAGAGATGGCGATGGTCTTCCAAGACCCCATGTCGTCGCTCAACCCGGTCATGAAGATCGGCAAGCAGATCACCGAGCCGCTGCGTCTCCACCTCGACGTCGACCGCAAGGAAGCCCGCCTCGTCGCCGAGCAGTTGCTGCGCTCGGTCAACATCCCCGAGCCCGAGAAGCGCTTCGACGAGTTCCCCCATCAGCTGTCGGGCGGCATGCGTCAGCGAGTCATGATCGCCGTGGCGATGGCGTGTGGCCCGAAGCTGCTCTTCGCCGACGAGCCCACCACCGCACTCGACGTCACCGTGCAGGCCCAGATCCTCAATCTGCTACAGGACCAGCAGATCGAGCGGTTCATGGCCATGGTGCTCGTCACCCACGACCTCGGCGTCGTGGCCGGGCGCACCGACGAGATCGCCGTGATGTACGGCGGCCGGATCGCCGAGAAAGCGCCGACCAACTCGCTGTTCGCCAACATGAAGCACCCCTACACCCAGGCGCTGCTGCGGTCGATCCCGCGGGTCGAGAACCCGAGCCACACTCGGCTCCAGGTCATCGCCGGTCGCCCACCCGACCTCATCAACCCGCCGAAGGGCTGCTCGTTCAGCCTGCGCTGTCCCTATGTGCAGCCGCGCTGCCACGAGGAACGCCCTCAGCTCACGCCGTCGGCCACGCCCGGGCACTCCTTCGCCTGCCATTTCCCGCTGGGCACGCGAGAGAACGAGGTCGCCCTCGAGACCAACCTCGCCGCCGGCCTCCCCCAGACCCTGGCCTCGGTCGAAGGTGTCGGCATCGGCGCCCCCGTCGTCTGA
- a CDS encoding class I SAM-dependent rRNA methyltransferase, whose product MFSLDALPRPSDKRLALKATPAAERQLRKRHPWLYDGGITSGADGGKPGDLAVIFDKKRAFLAIGLFDPDSPISVRVLHHGKPATIDSGWWRSTIADAYDRRRSLITSSGERATTGYRLVNGENDSLPGLIVDRYDHVLVVKLYSQAWFPHLRDVLPALVAEADAAGAPVDRVVLRLARTVQQQAQRRSDVAGLHDGLVLDAETFQPAALDEPVVFSENGLLFESYPIRGQKTGHFLDQRDNRQRVRERAHGARVLDVFSCTGGFSVYAAAGGARSVHSMDLAGEAIETAKRNMALNPATSTTHLQTTVGDAFEVMASMADRGERYDIVIVDPPSFARKQGDVPRALSAYRRLTKLALDLVESDGLLVQASCSSRIPSAEFFDTVLDAAADAGVEFDDVTETGHALDHPATFAEGYYLKALFARRR is encoded by the coding sequence GTGTTCTCCCTCGATGCTCTGCCGCGACCGAGCGACAAACGTCTGGCCCTGAAGGCCACGCCCGCCGCCGAACGCCAGTTGCGCAAGCGCCATCCGTGGCTCTACGACGGGGGGATCACGAGCGGTGCCGACGGCGGCAAGCCCGGTGATCTGGCGGTGATCTTCGACAAGAAGCGGGCGTTCCTCGCCATCGGACTGTTCGATCCCGACTCTCCGATCTCGGTACGCGTGCTGCATCACGGCAAGCCGGCCACGATCGACAGCGGCTGGTGGCGTTCGACGATCGCCGACGCGTACGACCGGCGGCGGTCCCTGATCACGTCGTCGGGCGAGCGCGCCACCACCGGGTATCGGCTCGTCAACGGCGAGAACGACTCGCTGCCGGGACTCATCGTCGATCGCTACGACCACGTGCTCGTCGTCAAGCTCTATAGCCAGGCCTGGTTCCCCCACCTGCGTGACGTGCTGCCGGCGCTGGTCGCCGAGGCCGACGCTGCGGGCGCTCCCGTCGATCGAGTCGTGCTCCGCCTGGCCCGCACCGTCCAACAACAGGCCCAGCGACGATCCGACGTTGCTGGTCTGCACGACGGGCTGGTGCTCGACGCCGAGACCTTCCAGCCGGCGGCGCTCGACGAGCCCGTGGTCTTCTCCGAAAACGGCCTGCTCTTCGAGTCGTATCCGATTCGCGGTCAGAAGACCGGCCACTTCCTCGATCAACGTGACAACCGCCAGCGAGTGCGGGAGCGGGCTCATGGGGCTCGGGTGCTCGATGTCTTCTCCTGCACTGGCGGCTTCTCGGTCTATGCCGCCGCCGGTGGGGCACGGTCGGTCCACAGCATGGATCTGGCAGGCGAGGCGATCGAGACGGCAAAGCGGAACATGGCCCTGAACCCGGCCACGAGCACCACACACCTACAGACCACGGTTGGTGATGCCTTCGAGGTGATGGCGTCGATGGCCGACCGGGGTGAGCGCTACGACATCGTCATCGTCGACCCGCCGTCGTTCGCCCGCAAGCAGGGTGATGTGCCTCGGGCCCTCTCGGCCTACCGTCGTCTGACGAAGCTCGCCCTCGACCTGGTCGAGTCCGACGGACTGCTCGTCCAGGCGTCGTGCTCGTCACGCATCCCGTCGGCCGAGTTCTTCGACACCGTGCTCGATGCTGCGGCCGATGCGGGGGTCGAGTTCGATGATGTGACGGAGACCGGCCACGCGCTCGACCACCCCGCCACCTTCGCTGAGGGCTACTACCTGAAGGCCCTGTTCGCCCGCCGACGCTGA
- a CDS encoding fibronectin type III domain-containing protein has protein sequence MSGRSTDSTHRSPSLTSRWGRALGALTIAAASLGVVALAPNTASAQLSPEATSDWGVTGNLFGTQSDSIDAEVFATEQIGNIVYMGGRFTSATNGNVTEPQVAIAAFDASTGDFLTSWRPTLDGAVYALEASPDGTRLFVGGDFETVNGTPTGGLVALVPATGAIDTTWAGRIGGYNLVRSLDVGHGYLYAGGGFTSMSSGNQGQAAYRVGRYDLDTGMIDSTWRPVIQGGSVWGLAASSNMDRVYLAGYFNSSNFTFASNGFVALSSVTGDNASGVLPITPNTNTVSRRYLYDVEVAGGFVWIGGSEHFVQVLNEADLSLHKFHMSQPGTGDFQELEVVGNTVYAGCHCRVGSYLETADSPIPWQNAFPRPPVVNTGPVAWVVAFDATTGLRDTTFQPEITSAGPGIWAIHGSPNGCVWFAGDVTSSGGQVQYGMTRLCQEGVDPVDTVRPSVPGRPQLQSLGVDSASFVWTSSTDNVAVVGYRIYANSIDGVASGAVLYDGPANSAGLTDLAPGTYEIYTKAYDAAGNESYRSGFTTFTITGMVADTERPSTPGRPQIVAVDSTSASMVWFESTDNVGVEGYRIYADTIDGVASGAVLLDAPTNSGIATGLTPGTYVVYTKAYDAAGNESYRSGFTTFTVTGAVVDLERPSTPTGLVVALPAANTADLSWNASTDNVGVVGYRVFDASGALVATFATNSGTFTGLDAGTYDFYVKAYDAAGNQSWRSNIVTFTIA, from the coding sequence ATGAGTGGACGTTCGACTGACTCGACCCACAGGTCGCCATCGCTCACCAGCCGCTGGGGTCGTGCCCTGGGAGCCCTGACCATCGCCGCAGCGTCACTGGGCGTGGTCGCCTTGGCCCCGAACACCGCAAGCGCCCAGCTCTCCCCCGAGGCCACCTCGGACTGGGGCGTGACCGGCAACCTGTTCGGCACCCAGTCCGATTCGATCGACGCCGAGGTGTTCGCCACCGAACAGATCGGCAACATCGTCTACATGGGCGGCCGCTTCACTAGTGCCACCAACGGCAACGTCACCGAACCCCAGGTTGCGATCGCCGCGTTCGACGCCAGTACCGGCGACTTCCTGACCAGCTGGCGCCCAACGCTCGACGGCGCCGTCTACGCACTCGAGGCCAGTCCCGACGGCACACGTCTCTTCGTCGGCGGCGACTTCGAAACCGTCAACGGCACCCCGACCGGTGGCCTCGTCGCCCTCGTCCCCGCCACGGGCGCCATCGACACCACCTGGGCCGGCCGGATCGGCGGCTACAACCTCGTCCGTTCGCTCGACGTCGGGCACGGCTACCTCTACGCCGGCGGCGGCTTCACGTCGATGTCGAGCGGCAACCAGGGCCAGGCGGCCTATCGGGTCGGCCGCTACGACCTCGACACCGGCATGATCGACAGCACCTGGCGGCCCGTGATCCAGGGCGGTTCGGTGTGGGGTCTCGCCGCCAGCTCGAACATGGACCGCGTCTACCTCGCCGGCTACTTCAACAGCTCGAACTTCACGTTCGCCTCGAACGGGTTCGTCGCCCTCTCGTCGGTCACCGGCGACAATGCAAGTGGTGTCCTGCCGATCACGCCGAACACCAACACCGTCTCCCGTCGCTACCTCTACGACGTCGAAGTCGCCGGTGGATTCGTGTGGATCGGCGGCAGCGAGCATTTCGTGCAGGTCCTGAACGAGGCCGACCTGTCGCTCCACAAGTTCCACATGTCACAACCGGGAACCGGTGACTTCCAAGAACTCGAGGTGGTCGGCAACACCGTCTACGCCGGTTGCCACTGCCGGGTCGGCTCCTACCTCGAAACGGCCGACAGTCCGATCCCGTGGCAGAACGCCTTCCCCCGACCGCCCGTGGTCAACACCGGCCCTGTGGCCTGGGTCGTCGCATTCGATGCCACCACCGGGCTGCGCGACACCACCTTCCAGCCCGAGATCACCAGTGCCGGCCCCGGTATCTGGGCCATCCATGGCTCCCCCAACGGGTGCGTCTGGTTCGCCGGTGACGTCACCTCGTCGGGAGGCCAAGTGCAATACGGCATGACCCGTCTGTGCCAAGAGGGTGTCGATCCGGTCGACACCGTGCGCCCGTCGGTTCCCGGCCGCCCCCAGCTCCAGTCGCTCGGCGTCGACTCGGCTTCCTTCGTGTGGACCTCATCGACCGACAACGTTGCGGTCGTCGGCTACCGGATCTACGCCAACTCGATCGACGGTGTCGCCAGCGGTGCCGTGCTCTACGACGGTCCGGCCAACAGCGCCGGTCTGACCGACCTGGCACCGGGAACCTACGAGATCTACACCAAGGCCTACGACGCAGCCGGCAACGAGTCCTACCGCAGCGGGTTCACCACGTTCACGATCACTGGCATGGTGGCCGACACCGAGCGGCCGAGCACACCGGGCCGTCCGCAGATCGTGGCCGTCGACTCGACCAGTGCCTCGATGGTCTGGTTCGAATCGACCGACAACGTCGGCGTCGAGGGGTACCGCATCTATGCCGACACGATCGACGGCGTCGCCAGCGGTGCGGTCCTGCTCGATGCTCCCACGAACTCGGGCATCGCCACCGGTCTCACGCCAGGTACGTACGTGGTCTACACCAAGGCCTACGACGCAGCCGGCAACGAGTCCTACCGCAGCGGCTTCACCACCTTCACCGTCACCGGTGCCGTGGTCGACCTCGAGCGTCCGTCCACGCCCACCGGGCTCGTGGTCGCACTCCCGGCGGCGAACACGGCCGACCTGAGCTGGAACGCCTCGACCGACAACGTCGGCGTCGTCGGCTACCGGGTGTTCGATGCCTCCGGCGCACTCGTCGCCACGTTCGCGACGAACTCGGGCACCTTCACGGGCCTCGATGCCGGTACCTATGACTTCTACGTCAAGGCCTATGACGCCGCCGGCAACCAGTCGTGGCGCTCCAACATCGTGACCTTCACGATCGCCTGA
- a CDS encoding acyl-CoA dehydrogenase family protein, which yields MSNDAPALSPEEADAFRERCRAFLAEHATGLKIEGDDPRSDQSVAQAKAFQAKVAEAGLAGLTYATEFGGQGLTSAHDRIWREEYARVPDMTGQLTISHGMCVPVLNEFGTDEQRKQFMPDAIAARTLWCQMFSEPGAGSDVASLQTRAVLDGDEWTINGQKVWTTLAHQCDYGILIARTDPEQPKHRGISMFIVDMKDPAVEIRPINQIDGGVHFNEIFFTDLRIPKDWLVGTLNDGWRLATAMLMYERVAIGTGSTSGIKTPNFKWLAEEARRRGVIGDPQTRQMLAKLYSEEAAKSLVAMRTRAELKAGKAPGPGGSLGKLHGAIIARMTRSMIGEIAGPDSLAWDASSGDGPAEKYMKAIIGSFSANIAGGTDEIQKNIIGDRVLGLPREPSVDKDVAFKNLKVGTQRSE from the coding sequence ATGAGCAATGACGCACCCGCCCTGTCCCCCGAGGAAGCCGACGCCTTCCGCGAGCGCTGCCGAGCATTCCTCGCCGAGCACGCCACCGGCCTCAAGATCGAGGGCGACGACCCCCGCAGCGATCAGTCGGTCGCCCAGGCCAAGGCATTCCAGGCCAAGGTCGCCGAGGCGGGACTGGCCGGACTCACCTACGCCACCGAGTTCGGCGGCCAGGGCCTCACCTCCGCCCACGATCGGATCTGGCGTGAGGAATATGCACGTGTGCCCGACATGACCGGGCAGCTCACGATCAGCCACGGCATGTGCGTGCCGGTGCTCAACGAGTTCGGCACCGACGAGCAACGGAAGCAATTCATGCCCGACGCCATTGCCGCTCGCACGCTGTGGTGCCAGATGTTCTCCGAGCCCGGCGCCGGTTCCGACGTCGCCTCGTTGCAGACCCGGGCCGTGCTCGATGGCGACGAGTGGACCATCAACGGCCAGAAGGTCTGGACCACGCTCGCTCACCAATGCGACTACGGCATCCTCATCGCCCGCACCGATCCCGAGCAGCCGAAGCACCGTGGCATCTCGATGTTCATCGTCGACATGAAGGACCCGGCGGTCGAGATTCGTCCGATCAATCAGATCGACGGTGGCGTGCACTTCAACGAGATCTTCTTCACGGATCTGCGCATCCCGAAGGACTGGCTCGTCGGCACCCTCAACGACGGCTGGCGACTCGCCACGGCGATGCTCATGTACGAACGCGTTGCCATCGGCACCGGTTCGACCAGCGGTATCAAGACCCCGAACTTCAAGTGGCTCGCCGAAGAAGCTCGCCGTCGGGGGGTGATCGGCGACCCGCAGACCCGCCAGATGCTGGCCAAGCTCTACAGCGAAGAGGCGGCCAAGAGCCTCGTCGCCATGCGCACCCGGGCCGAACTCAAGGCCGGCAAGGCGCCCGGCCCCGGTGGTTCGCTCGGCAAACTGCACGGCGCCATCATCGCCCGTATGACCCGATCGATGATCGGGGAGATCGCCGGGCCCGACTCGCTGGCCTGGGACGCCTCGAGCGGCGACGGTCCAGCCGAGAAGTACATGAAGGCCATCATCGGCTCCTTCAGCGCCAACATCGCCGGCGGCACCGACGAGATCCAGAAGAACATCATCGGTGACCGGGTGCTCGGCTTGCCTCGGGAACCTAGCGTCGACAAGGACGTCGCCTTCAAGAACCTGAAGGTCGGCACCCAGCGCTCGGAGTGA
- a CDS encoding cytochrome P450, giving the protein MSENTIALPNPVLNEFWVRPQDAIHADLDLLRPRGPVFLAEPEIPPEIPLPQGPGTWVLTSMADILHVSKNPQTFSSAKGITVGDQPIEFVEFFSSMIAMDDPRHAKLRRIVSAGFTPRMLAKLDESVQALAASIVDDIKGRGEVDFVVDVAAALPLKIVTDLMGLPDSEYQFVFDRTNIILGAGDPEYVPEGTDIVTAILTAGAELAQLMDELATSKKGGDGTDLTSILVNTELADDQLSHADLASFFILLVVAGNETTRNAISWGLDYLTKHPDQRAIWANDFEGVAPTAVEEIVRMASPVTYMRRTVTEDTVVGGQEMAAGDKVSMFYLAANRDPAVYADPHVFNVLRNPNPHVGFGGPGPHFCLGAHLARREITVMFRELFKQLPDIRSTSEPDYLASSFIHGVKHLKAEFTPR; this is encoded by the coding sequence ATGTCCGAGAACACGATCGCGCTCCCGAACCCGGTCCTCAACGAGTTCTGGGTCCGCCCGCAAGACGCCATCCACGCCGACCTCGACCTCCTGCGTCCACGGGGTCCGGTCTTCCTGGCCGAGCCCGAGATCCCACCGGAGATCCCGCTCCCTCAGGGCCCCGGCACCTGGGTCCTCACGAGCATGGCCGACATCCTCCACGTGTCGAAGAACCCGCAGACCTTCTCCTCGGCCAAGGGCATCACCGTCGGCGACCAGCCGATCGAATTCGTCGAGTTCTTCAGCTCGATGATCGCCATGGACGACCCCCGCCACGCCAAGCTGCGCCGCATCGTGTCGGCCGGTTTCACGCCCCGCATGCTGGCCAAGCTCGACGAGTCGGTCCAGGCTCTGGCGGCCAGCATCGTCGACGACATCAAGGGTCGGGGCGAGGTCGACTTCGTCGTCGACGTCGCTGCTGCACTGCCGCTCAAGATCGTCACCGACCTGATGGGCCTACCCGACTCGGAGTATCAGTTCGTCTTCGACCGCACGAACATCATCCTCGGCGCCGGCGACCCCGAATACGTGCCCGAAGGCACCGACATCGTCACCGCGATCCTCACCGCCGGCGCCGAACTCGCCCAACTCATGGACGAGCTGGCAACGTCGAAGAAGGGCGGCGATGGCACCGACCTCACCTCGATCCTCGTCAACACCGAACTGGCCGACGACCAGCTGAGCCACGCCGACCTTGCCAGCTTCTTCATCCTCCTGGTGGTGGCCGGCAACGAGACCACCCGGAACGCGATCTCCTGGGGTCTCGACTACCTCACCAAGCATCCCGACCAGCGGGCCATCTGGGCCAACGATTTTGAGGGCGTCGCCCCGACCGCGGTCGAGGAGATCGTCCGGATGGCCAGTCCCGTCACCTACATGCGGCGGACGGTCACCGAAGACACCGTCGTCGGCGGCCAGGAGATGGCAGCCGGTGACAAGGTCTCGATGTTCTACCTCGCCGCCAACCGCGACCCGGCGGTGTATGCCGATCCGCATGTGTTCAACGTGCTCCGCAACCCCAATCCGCACGTCGGCTTCGGTGGTCCTGGCCCGCACTTCTGTCTCGGCGCCCATCTCGCTCGTCGGGAGATCACGGTCATGTTCCGCGAGCTGTTCAAGCAACTGCCCGACATTCGCTCCACCAGCGAACCCGACTACCTGGCCTCGTCGTTCATCCACGGCGTCAAGCACCTGAAGGCCGAATTCACGCCGCGCTGA